One Oreochromis niloticus isolate F11D_XX linkage group LG16, O_niloticus_UMD_NMBU, whole genome shotgun sequence genomic window carries:
- the rpgra gene encoding X-linked retinitis pigmentosa GTPase regulator isoform X1: protein MTRQTDVDIPETGAIFTFGRTSFANNVPSKFWLKNDHPKHMSCGGEHSAVITENGRLLMFGGNTWGQLGLRIKPSARKPTSVKALKSEKVKLAACGRDHTIVCTFHGSVYSAGSNQDGQLGLGHCDKSTYFHLLRPFCDWAPIKMLSAGCNTSAALTEDGRLFMWGDNSVGQIAFGDEGFAAEPREVHVGEAVIWVSCGYKHSAFVTVYGRLYTFGESANGRLGLQKEQLANHRVPQQVQGVLGHVTRVCCGGEHTVVLTEKNVYTFGRGQYGQLGHGTFLFEVHLPKALQHFCNSKVRHIACGENHTAVVTDSGLLYTFGDGRHGKLGLGEENFINQFSPTLCTRFLQYAVQSVSCGGHHMLVLATPRPAESQEVVPEKDVLITDDFLESSFTKIIFKNKFINPTPPSPLSALSARARHRDRVRSVELFGDKFQSLPRLNSDFLNTSRQTSRNSLTLKTLSKDATTPSSSPKPKSEVAGSPLLSPRSRSISPQSPLISSKASSPHSQSSFTLQSKASTSASSKSKCKKVPSPLLLPKSITKLNPSSPVATKMTAKPRLNRAAAPKKPLSNKFSSPVPPKEPYTPTRPPSNVFIKNLKEEEHPAPTQTENVKRQIITGEVEEKEDSDFSPYMEKKKGRAFRHGVKEAEAFAQQIQTNEKTDRNSHKVLPTELMKGPSTLKTEVSHLKSTKKNHKVTSNSKENITKESSDIKPSENRQAQKQLPHFKSPQQDKRKPSEYSTKTQQTLTDAPGRVTEVKHKTRKTEDLRESNKPNEEDNSSLKKGLTRTPRKETKKSVSLDQKSPSIKVSKVNQAANLASTENAVKENEATQRGSDDVKPVEVASRGTRRVKSTLTKDQHKVKSVPGKGNSAAVDAKSPATQEGNTTPFKAETKKSVSRKTPLKVKGKLQELKPTPVRDQSKCAENPLIEGESKEKCEENELNCAKDATLKMKGGTVDEQKLSKIKDKKMAKESGAEQRAKTKRRGGGKEEEIRVKDEDVDSENKMKAKPKSEASSLLSSQQDTPTEVRGNPISPQSPEVDSLRAAKPLQGAEPVGMDSRVSETDEEDTRGKNGEKTNWGEILSNSASLLPAAGIAGAAIEVLRQAVTSVQSDSDKATSTPSKTLSNVRQFTKQSAVTEPSLSSTLSHFSSSNETEDGPKTDAQAGVPSESVNESQEGENDDSSRDPSEGEAVKGGLSEQIRGEHMEDSQKEVEEKSEKESGEDEDSEDGGKNEDEDVESGSDSEDKREESESSSDKETGEESNTGEGEEDNVSEEEEGEEKTSRSDEDEGSDKTNAAETEGEEESSKKTSDGLSDSDVSEGAEEEEEEGENEESSDEESKEDKEEESKMSEDEEKKSGDESESDESTSRESEEGEEDGEEGDTAESAKTEEEENDEDEEGETEEHNDASTENEDEEKDSVEDEEADKSEGEQDSDKGEEEGDSGADEEELQDEKSDEEEEEGGEEREERESVGDGEAETEAGEDEDKEESEEEEESAEEEEKEEEDTGDEDTEAEEEEEEKEEDAGDEDTKAEEEEEEKEEDTGDEETEAEEEEEEKEEDTGDEETEAEEEEEEKEEDTEDEDIEAEEEEEEKEDIGDEEKEAEEDVTEEEDEEENESEEEEKPKGKNKSMEPAKKNLLESDEGEGEEEEGEGEGEEEGEEEEEQQKQTRLRGERKDMKGNDEETDDEEEREEENKERGNENQEEEEAEEEGIEEEEEGDENEEEEGEDEEEEEEEEEQAKSAKKIKEKRQKPPPDRSDKQKEAPKPAPRTRQRAAGEAKAEESQQFWNDVLPQYLDLQ from the exons ATGACCAGGCAGACCGATGTCGACATACCGG AAACAGGAGCCATTTTCACATTTGGAAGGACCAGCTTTGCTAATAATGTTCCCAGCAAGTTCTGGCTGAAGAATGACCATCCAAAGCACATGTCATGTGGCGGAGAGCACTCTGCTGTTATCACAG AAAATGGGAGGTTGCTGATGTTTGGTGGCAACACGTGGGGCCAGCTGGGGTTGAGAATTAAGCCTAGTGCTAGGAAACCAACCTCTGTGAAAG CCTTGAAGTCTGAGAAGGTGAAGCTTGCAGCTTGTGGGAGAGACCACACAATTGTTTGCACAT TTCATGGCAGTGTATACAGTGCAGGTAGCAACCAGGACGGGCAGCTGGGTTTGGGCCATTGTGACAAGTCTACATACTTTCACCTGCTCCGCCCTTTCTGCGACTGGGCACCAATCAAAATGCTTTCTGCAGGATGCAACACCTCAGCTGCCTTAACAG AGGATGGGAGGCTGTTCATGTGGGGGGACAACTCTGTGGGTCAGATTGCTTTCGGCGACGAGGGATTTGCCGCAGAACCCAGAGAGGTCCATGTTGGAGAAGCAGTCATATGGGTGTCCTGTGGGTACAAGCACTCAGCTTTTGTGACAG TTTATGGTCGTCTCTACACGTTTGGTGAGAGTGCGAATGGAAGACTCGGTCTTCAGAAGGAGCAGCTGGCCAATCACAGAGTTCCTCAGCAGGTGCAGGGAGTCCTGGGTCATGTCACCCGAGTGTGCTGTGGAGGGGAGCACACAGTGGTCCTCACAG AGAAGAACGTGTACACATTCGGCAGGGGTCAGTACGGTCAGCTGGGCCACGGAACATTTCTGTTCGAGGTTCATTTGCCAAAAGCGCTGCAGCACTTTTGTAACAGCAAGGTCAGACACATCGCGTGTGGAGAGAACCACACCGCTGTGGTCACCG ACAGCGGGCTGCTGTACACGTTTGGTGATGGTCGTCATGGAAAACTCGGGTTAGGGGAGGAAAACTTCATCAACCAGTTCAGCCCGACACTCTGCACACGTTTTCTTCAGTACGCTGTTCAGTCA GTGTCCTGCGGTGGTCACCACATGCTGGTCCTGGCTACACCCAGACCAGCAGAGAGCCAAGAAGTGGTGCCAGAGAAGGATGTCTTAATCACAGATGACTTTCTGGAGTCAAGTTTTACCAAAATCATCTTTAAAAACAAGTTCATCAATCCAACTCCACCATCCCCACTCTCAGCCCTCTCAGCCCGGGCACGCCACCGAGACAGA GTTCGTTCTGTGGAGTTGTTTGGGGATAAGTTTCAGAGCCTCCCACGGCTTAACTCTGACTTTCTCAACACATCTCGGCAAACATCCAGAAATTCCCTAACCCTGAAAACCCTTTCAAAGGATGCTACTACTCCTTCATCATCCCCAAAACCAAAATCAGAGGTGGCAGGAAGCCCACTTCTCTCCCCCAGATCTCGATCCATATCCCCTCAGAGTCCACTGATATCCTCTAAGGCATCAAGCCCACATTCACAATCATCATTCACGCTTCAAAGTAAAGCATCCACGTCTGCTTCTTCTAAGTCTAAATGCAAAAAGGTGCCCTCTCCTTTGCTTTTACCAAAGTCTATAACAAAATTAAACCCCAGCAGTCCTGTAGCTACTAAAATGACTGCAAAGCCTAGACTAAACCGAGCAGCAGCCCCTAAGAAGCCTCTAAGTAACAAATTCTCATCTCCTGTGCCACCTAAAGAGCCCTACACACCGACTAGACCCCCcagtaatgttttcattaaaaatctAAAGGAGGAAGAACATCCTGCCCCAACACAAACAG aaaatgttaaGAGACAAATAATCACTGGAGAAGTGGAGGAGAAAGAAGACTCTGACTTTTCACCATATATG gaaaagaaaaagggcAGAGCTTTTAGACACGGAGTAAAGGAAGCAGAAGCATTTGCACAACAGATCCAGACCAACGAGAAGACCGACCGAAACTCCCATAAGGTTTTGCCAACAGAGCTTATGAAGGGCCCCAGCACCTTGAAGACAGAAGTGTCTCATCTGAAGAgcacaaagaaaaatcacaaagtgactTCAAACAGCAAAGAGAACATCACCAAGGAGTCCAGCGACATCAAACCTTCAGAAAACAGGCAAGCTCAAAAACAGCTCCCGCATTTTAAATCACCACAGCAAGATAAGAGGAAACCGTCAGAGTatagcacaaaaacacaacagacgCTGACAGACGCACCGGGGAGAGTGACTGAAGTGAAGCACAAGACAAGGAAAACTGAGGATTTGAGAGAAAGTAATAAACCGAATGAAGAGGATAACAGCTCTCTGAAGAAAGGCTTGACAAGGACCCCAAGAAAGGAGACAAAGAAATCAGTATCTTTAGATCAGAAATCTCCTTCTATCAAGGTCAGTAAAGTGAATCAAGCAGCCAATCTAGCATCCACAGAAAATGCCGTAAAGGAAAATGAAGCAACTCAGAGGGGAAGTGATGACGTCAAACCTGTTGAAGTGGCAAGTCGGGGGACGCGGCGAGTCAAATCGACTCTAACAAAAGATCAGCACAAGGTTAAATCTGTACCAGGAAAAGGTAACAGTGCAGCAGTGGATGCTAAATCACCAGCAACGCAGGAAGGAAACACAACACCTTTTAAGGCTGAAACCAAGAAATCTGTCTCCAGAAAAACACCTTTGAAAGTTAAGGGAAAATTGCAAGAGCTTAAACCAACACCAGTCAGGGATCAAAGTAAATGTGCAGAAAATCCCCTCATTGAAGGTGAAAGCAAAGAAAAGTGTGAGGAAAATGAGTTAAATTGTGCCAAGGATGCCACTCTGAAGATGAAAGGTGGGACTGTGGATGAGCAGAAATTGTCAAAAATAAAGGACAAAAAGATGGCAAAAGAATCCGGTGCTGAACAGAGGGCAAAAACAAAACGAAGAGGAGGAGGCAAGGAAGAGGAAATCAGAGTTAAAGATGAGGATGTTGACTCTGAGAATAAGATGAAGGCTAAACCAAAGAGTGAAGCTTCCAGCCTGCTGTCATCTCAGCAGGATACACCTACAGAAGTGAGAGGTAACCCAATTTCCCCTCAAAGCCCAGAGGTGGATTCTCTCAGAGCTGCAAAACCCCTGCAAGGCGCTGAGCCTGTTGGTATGGATTCCCGTGTTTCTGAAACAGATGAAGAGGACACTCGGGGCAagaatggggaaaaaacaaattgGGGAGAAATTCTCAGTAATTCAGCGTCACTTCTTCCAGCTGCTGGGATTGCAGGTGCAGCTATTGAGGTCCTTCGTCAGGCAGTGACAAGTGTGCAGTCTGACAGTGACAAAGCCACCTCGACACCCTCTAAAACGCTCAGTAATGTCAGACAATTCACGAAGCAGAGTGCAGTTACGGAGCCGTCCTTGTCCTCCACATTGTCACATTTTTCTTCCTCGAATGAAACGGAGGATGGCCCGAAGACAGATGCTCAAGCTGGTGTTCCATCGGAATCTGTAAATGAATCCCAAGAAGGAGAAAATGATGACAGCAGTCGTGATCCATCAGAGGGGGAGGCAGTGAAAGGGGGCTTGTCTGAGCAGATCAGGGGTGAACACATGGAGGATTCACAAAAAGAAGTGGAGGAGAAATCCGAAAAGGAATCTGGAGAGGATGAGGATTCTGAGGATGGGGGAAAGAATGAAGATGAAGATGTAGAGAGTGGAAGTGATAGTGAAGATAAAAGGGAAGAATCTGAGAGTAGTAGTGAcaaagaaacaggagaggagagcaatactggagagggagaggaagataATGTatctgaggaagaagagggTGAGGAGAAAACAAGCAGGAGTGATGAAGATGAAGGAAGTGATAAAACTAATGCTGCTGAAactgaaggagaggaagaaagCAGTAAGAAGACAAGTGACGGATTGAGTGACTCTGATGTGAGTGAAGgagctgaggaggaagaggaggaaggtgAAAATGAAGAGTCCAGTGATGAAGAGAGTAAAGAGGATAAAGAGGAAGAGAGCAAGATGAGTGAGGATGAAGAGAAGAAAAGCGGTGATGAATCAGAGAGCGATGAGAGCACAAGCCGAGAGtcagaggagggggaggaggacgGAGAGGAAGGAGACACTGCAGAATCTGCCaaaactgaagaagaagaaaatgatgaagatgaagagggCGAAACTGAGGAACACAATGATGCCTCCACAGAAAATGAGGACGAGGAGAAGGACTCGGTGGAAGATGAAGAGGCTGATAAGAGTGAAGGAGAGCAAGACAGtgataagggagaggaggaaggagaTAGCGGGGCTGATGAAGAGGAACTCCAAGATGAAAAAagtgatgaagaagaagaggaaggaggTGAGGAAAGGGAAGAAAGGGAGTCCGTAGGTGATGGGGAAGctgagacagaagctggagaggATGAGGATAAAGAAgagagtgaggaggaggaagagtctgcagaagaggaagagaaggaggaggaggatacAGGGGACGAAGACACAGAagctgaggaagaagaggaagagaaggaggaggatgcAGGGGATGAAGACACAAAagctgaggaagaagaggaagagaaggaggaggataCAGGGGACGAAGAAACAGAagctgaggaagaagaggaagagaaggaggaggataCAGGGGATGAAGAAACAGAagctgaggaagaagaggaagagaaggaggaggataCAGAAGACGAAGACATAGAagctgaggaagaagaggaggagaaggaggataTAGGGgatgaagaaaaagaagctgAGGAAGATGTTACagaggaagaagatgaggaAGAGAATGAaagtgaggaagaggagaaaccaaaaggaaaaaataaaagcatggagcctgctaaaaaaaatctgttagaGAGTGATgaaggggagggggaggaggaggagggggagggggaaggtgaggaggaaggggaagaagaggaagaacagCAAAAACAGACAAGGCTAAGAGGAGAAAGGAAAGACATGAAAGGTAATGATGAGGAAactgatgatgaagaagaaagggaagaagagaaTAAGGAAAGGGGAAACGAGaaccaggaggaggaggaggcagaagAAGAGGGAattgaggaagaggaagaaggagatgaaaatgaagaagaggagggggaggatgaggaagaagaagaggaagaggaggaacaaGCAAAATcagcaaagaaaataaaagagaagCGACAGAAGCCGCCACCAGACAGAAGCGACAAACAGAAAGAAGCACCCAAACCAGCACCGAGGACCAGGCAGcgagctgcaggggaggcgaaAGCTGAGGAGTCTCAGCAGTTCTGGAACGATGTCCTGCCTCAATACCTAGACCTGCAATGA